The region GCACGAAACTACGAGGCCGAGCGAATCGACGAGATCACCAACGAACTAATTGAGTTGGGCGAGGATATCGGCCTGCTCAGGGACTGGGAGGATGGCCCTGCCGATTATCGAGTGGTCTCCCAATATACGTCCAGAAAGGGGATCGAGAAGACGCTGAAGAAGAAGTGGAAAGAATACCGGGCCGATGAGAAGTACGGCAAGATGCAAAAGGCGTGTAGAAGATATGCCCGAGAGAAAGTAGGGGAACAGAGCAGGCTGGAAGATTGGCAATCCGGCTAGACCTCCGCTACAACCACTCCACCTTGCCCCACTCCCTCGCCTGCGCCTTCTCCGTCGCTTCACCGCGATAGTGATTCAGGAACGTCTCGAAACCGTTCAACCCACCCCGGCGCAGCAACCTCGTCGACGTCGGCGTTCGCCAATTGCCCGGCTCACGTACGTCGGAGATCGTGATAGGCCAGATACTTCCAACGGTCCTCACCGATCGCCGACGCCAGCTCCTCGCGAGCGGCCTCGACCCAGTTCCGGAGTGACCGAACCGAGTGGTCCACCAAGACCTCGTCGTCGGCGACGCCGCCGAAGCTGGCCGCGGTATCGTCTGTCCGTAAGCGAGTCCAAGATTAGTGTCAAATTATGCCTGCAGCCCCTGGTCTCTGGCTCGCGAGCAGCTATCGAAATCGCAGCGACGACGCACCCCTGCTAAGTCACAAACTATCTGCGTCCTCAACCGCTTCCTTCGCTTCCTCTGGTGCAGTCGGACCTGCACCACTGAGCCTCCCACAGAATGGCCAGTAGGGAGTCGGGTCGTCGTCCCACTCCCACGCCCAGCCGCATTCACAATGAAGCATGAGTTACCGAACACAAATCAGTACGCACGCTGCTTTGTCGTTCGGGTGAACAGAACAGACGCCTCGCTGGCGGTCGTCGTTTCGAAGTGGGGTGAGAAATGGGCCGGCGCGAATGTCGAACACGCGAGACCAAAGGTCTCGCTTGCCCTCGTTCGTTTCGCTCACGAGGACGCGGTTACGGCCACCACAAAGCAACCGCTCAACAGTGTAAAATGCGGGTAGTGGGCCGGCGCGAATGTCGAACACGGGAAGACTCGCGTTGCTCGTCTTCCCTGCTCGAATTCGCGCGCCGTGATTTACACACCCACTACGGACTCCTCGCTGGTGCTCGTCGTTGCGAAGTGGGGTGAGAAATGGGCCGGCGCGAATTCGAATCGCGGTTACGGCCACCCGAAGGCCGAAGGATACCAAGCTACCCCACCGGCCCGCAGGTAAAACTCTGGCCCGCAGTGTGGTTAAGGGTTACCATCTCCCCGATGGCGACTACGTGGGGTGCTCCAACAGGTCGTCCATCCCGGCCTGTTCGTCGGCGAGTTGGTGGTAGGCGTCGACGAGCGCGCCCGTGGTGAAAACGTTCAGGAATCCCGTGATGACCAGCGGGAGTACCGAGCCGACGAGCGGGCTCAAGATGCCGACCAGCCCGCCGACGGCAGAGCCAAGGAAGGCGATGACCCCGACCACGACCACCAGCCCGAAGATCGAGAGGCGATTCCCCTTCGAAAGCGACCATGAGGAGGAGAGCGCCTCAAGCGGGCCCTCGCCCTCGATGACGATGTACACCTGTGCGAAGTAGAGGCTCACCAGCACGAACAGCCCCGGGATTATGAGCAGGATGAAGCCAATGGCGATAAGCACATATTGAATCAGCCCCGCAATCAGCAGGAACACCACCGTCTTCGGGAGCGCCCGGGTGAGGCCGTCAGGAATACTGTCGAGTTCGGCGGTTGTGTGGTTGACCGCCCGGAGGATAGCGACCGAAATCACGACGCCCGCGAGCAACCCGATGACCATGAGCACCGCGCCGGCAGCGGCGCCGATGGGCAGCGCCAGCGCCGGGCCGGCCCCCTGCGGTGTTTCGGGGACGAGCGCAGTCGTAATCGAATTCGCGCCCAATCCCGTCAGCAGCACCGCGAGGACGTAGAGCCCGCCGAGTTGCAGCCCTGCTGGCGTGCGGAGTTTCTCGAACCCAGTTGAGAGTGCCTCACCGATATTCAGCGACATTGGCACAAAATCCGCCGGGGCCACAATAAATCCACTGAAACTGTGCGTGTTTCTCCAGCACTCAGTAGCGCGTGTAGCCGTCCGTATCCAGGTGGTTGTGGGCAACAGTGATGGTGTGGTCGGCGTGGAGGCGCTCCGGCCCGACCCGGACCCGGCGGTCGGCGGCGTCGGCGAGCAGCTCCCGTTCGGCGGGCGCGAAGTCGTGGTGGTCCGAGAGCACGAACAGCGGGTCCGTCGGCGGCTCGGCGTCGACGAGCGGCGCACCGTCCTCGTGGAGTTGGACGACCGTCGCGTTCCGGGCCGCTGCCTCGAGCGTCGCCTCGAACCCCATCCGGTAGAGCGAGACGCCGGGACTGCTCTCGACCGGCTGGTGGCCGATTGCCTCCTCGCGCTGTTCGAGGGCGCCGCGAATCAGGGCTGCCGTCGAGCGTTCGTCGGGGTTGAGCCGCCGGAGGTCACTCCCCTCGAACCGGACGGTGTACGCATCGCTCAGGACAAGGTGAACGCGAACCGACTCACGGATGTCGTGGGAGAGGAAAAACGCGGCGTTGACACAGCGACACAGCACGTCCAGCCGGCCGGCGCCGCCGGCGATATCGTCAAGCGAGAAGGAATCGTCCGTTGGGGCATCGTGGCCGGTGACGAGAAACTGGCGCATAGTTCGAGCGGGGCGGCCGAAGAGGAACCGGTTTCGGTCTCTCCTGTTGCCCAGAGTACCGACACCCCGCGGGGGGTGAAACAGTTCGACCCAGCGCTTCGAAACATTGGCATCCTCTCCACACGGCGCTCACAGCAGGAACACGAACACCGGGTAGGAGGTGGCAACCGCCAGCGAGGGGGTCAACACCCACATCGTCACGATCCGCTTGGCTGCCCCGGGGTCGAAGAGACTCCGCTCGTCGAGATCTGCCGGCCCCTCAGCGCCGACTTCCGGGACCTCCGGAATCTTATCTGGCGTTTCGGGCGGTTTTTCCTGCCGGGCAAGATCTCCGATAGTCGGGCTCGCAGGCGTCTCCTCATCCCGTGAGGTGAGCAACGCGCCTGTCGCGATATCCATCTCCGTACCCTTCGGCTTCGGCGTCGCAATCTCCGCAATTGTCGCCGCCCGACTCGCGCGCCCCCAGCCGAGCCCAATGATTGTCGAGGTGGTACTGACGGCGAGACTCGCGGGGATCCCGAGGTAGGAGAGGATCGTGATGACCGTCCCACCGACGATCGAGACAATCAGTGACGCGAGAATCGGGAGCTCCGTGATATCGTCGCCAACCGTCTCCAGGGTGCGACGGGCAATCGTGAAACTGCCCAGCCCGAACGCTGCGACCGCTATCACAACCCCCTGGTCGACGGTCAGTGTCCCCCCTGGGCCGACGAGGGGGGCAACAGCGTTCGCGGCGTTGGACGCCCCCGCCGAGAACGCCATGTAGCAGGCGATGACGACCACCGAGACAGAGCCAACGATGTCCTGGGGCGACGCGTTTGGATTGACGTACGGGCGTGGAACGGTCCCCGAGCGGTCGAGTTGGATGAAGTGGAGGTCGAACTTCGTAAACGCGGCGTAGCGGTCGAGATACGGGTAGAGATAGCGGCCGACCACGATCCCAATGGCGAAGCTCAACAGCGGGGCGACAATCCACGCCGAGACGATAACGAACATGAGCGCTTGATTGAGCGTATCCGACGCAAGGCCCAGTCCGACGATGGCTCCAACAGCCGTCATCGAGGTTGAGGCTGGAACGCCGTAGAGATTCGAAACAAGTAGCGACGCCCCAGTGAAGAACAAGACGACGACGCTCGCTAGGGGTGTGAACTGTACCGCGGGGACGATACTACTGCTCATCGTCGCGATGACGTTTCGACCCACAGTCCACGCACCGAGGAAGGCAAAGCCGACGAACAGGGCCGCCGCGGTCGCCTTCCGAACGAGGCGTGAGCCAACCGCCGGACCGAACGCCACGCCAGTGGAGGAGCCGCCAATGTTGAACCCGACGAATACGGCGACGAGAATCCCGGCAACGGTTAGCAGTGACACCATCTTGGGTAGGTACTGAAAACTCACATTTCGCCCGGATATAAGCGTCGGATTACTGGTTAGTGCAGTCTGCAGCGCTCCGTCCAGGCACCATCCGTCGTCGGGTAAACATTGTGCTCGTCCTGTCGAGCGCTCCCGGCAGACTCGGGGAGCAAGAGTTCCCGGCCACCTGCACGCTGCGGTAGTGTTCAGATACGCAGTTCTCAGCGGTGGAGCTAGTGGGAACAGCTGAAAGCCCTCGGCTGTCTCGGCTCCCGCGACTCGCTGCGCGCGTTCGCTCGCGCTGCTCGCTCTCGTGGGTACTTCGCCGGGGTTCGCCGAGACACCTCGCCCTTTCAATCCACCAGGGATGCCGGCTGAAACGCCGAGCGCGGCCAGCCAGTTTCTGTCCGTATCTGAACACCGCCCACGCTGCAGCGCGAACGTTTATCCAGTATCCGCGAGAACGGACTTCCCATGGTTGATACCGTCTTCTGGGTGCTCGTCGGGGTGGCGACGCTTACGAGCGTGGGGACGGCGTGGACACTCGGAGCGAACAGCAACTCGCCGCCTTTCGCCCCGGCCATCGGGGCCAACGCCGTCTCGACGATGCGCGCAGCGTTTCTCATCGGCCTCCTCGCGGCGCTGGGCGCGCTCACGCAGGGCGGAAGCATCTCCGAAACGGTGGGCGCAGGACTCATCGATGGCGTTGCGATCACCTCACTGGCGGCGACAACAGGATTGTTGACCGCGACAGCGTTCATGGCCTTCGGCATCTACTCCGGCTACCCCGTGCCGGCGGCGTTTGCGACCACCGGCGCCATGGTCGGCGTCGGCCTCTCCCTCGGCGGGGACCCCGCCGTTGACACCTACCGCCAGATTGCGCTCTTCTGGGTGCTGGTCCCGCCGGTCTCCGGCGGCCTGGCGTATCTCACCGCAAAGCTGCTGCGACACGACGATATCCCCGAGACGGTTGGCGTCCCGTTGCTCGCGGCGGTCGTCGGCGGCATCGTCGCCAACATTCAGCTCGGCGTCATCCCCTCCCCAGCGGGCGAGACCCAGAACTCCCTCGCCGGATTCATTGCCGACCTTGTCCCCACGCCGGCTGTTGCGGGCGTCGAGCTTACCGTACTCGTGGTGTCGATTACCGCGGCTGCCGTGAGTTTCCAGT is a window of halophilic archaeon DL31 DNA encoding:
- a CDS encoding UPF0217 protein (KEGG: hvo:HVO_1989 hypothetical protein~HAMAP: Protein of unknown function DUF358~PFAM: Protein of unknown function DUF358) yields the protein MRQFLVTGHDAPTDDSFSLDDIAGGAGRLDVLCRCVNAAFFLSHDIRESVRVHLVLSDAYTVRFEGSDLRRLNPDERSTAALIRGALEQREEAIGHQPVESSPGVSLYRMGFEATLEAAARNATVVQLHEDGAPLVDAEPPTDPLFVLSDHHDFAPAERELLADAADRRVRVGPERLHADHTITVAHNHLDTDGYTRY
- a CDS encoding phosphate transporter (PFAM: Phosphate transporter~KEGG: hla:Hlac_1999 phosphate transporter), whose translation is MVDTVFWVLVGVATLTSVGTAWTLGANSNSPPFAPAIGANAVSTMRAAFLIGLLAALGALTQGGSISETVGAGLIDGVAITSLAATTGLLTATAFMAFGIYSGYPVPAAFATTGAMVGVGLSLGGDPAVDTYRQIALFWVLVPPVSGGLAYLTAKLLRHDDIPETVGVPLLAAVVGGIVANIQLGVIPSPAGETQNSLAGFIADLVPTPAVAGVELTVLVVSITAAAVSFQFIRLRIQESVETGIRTFLLVLGSVVAFSSGGSQVGLATGPLENLYTAELGLPGIVLLILGATGILAGAWMGAPRLLQATSREYAQLGVRRSIAALVPGFIIAQLAIGLGIPISFNNIIISGVIGGGLAGGSAGVSKRKIGVTVAFWLITLVTSVIIGFGLYRVFAAVLGG
- a CDS encoding phosphate transporter (PFAM: Phosphate transporter~KEGG: hmu:Hmuk_3255 phosphate transporter), producing the protein MSFQYLPKMVSLLTVAGILVAVFVGFNIGGSSTGVAFGPAVGSRLVRKATAAALFVGFAFLGAWTVGRNVIATMSSSIVPAVQFTPLASVVVLFFTGASLLVSNLYGVPASTSMTAVGAIVGLGLASDTLNQALMFVIVSAWIVAPLLSFAIGIVVGRYLYPYLDRYAAFTKFDLHFIQLDRSGTVPRPYVNPNASPQDIVGSVSVVVIACYMAFSAGASNAANAVAPLVGPGGTLTVDQGVVIAVAAFGLGSFTIARRTLETVGDDITELPILASLIVSIVGGTVITILSYLGIPASLAVSTTSTIIGLGWGRASRAATIAEIATPKPKGTEMDIATGALLTSRDEETPASPTIGDLARQEKPPETPDKIPEVPEVGAEGPADLDERSLFDPGAAKRIVTMWVLTPSLAVATSYPVFVFLL
- a CDS encoding hypothetical protein (KEGG: nph:NP2326A hypothetical protein) — protein: MSLNIGEALSTGFEKLRTPAGLQLGGLYVLAVLLTGLGANSITTALVPETPQGAGPALALPIGAAAGAVLMVIGLLAGVVISVAILRAVNHTTAELDSIPDGLTRALPKTVVFLLIAGLIQYVLIAIGFILLIIPGLFVLVSLYFAQVYIVIEGEGPLEALSSSWSLSKGNRLSIFGLVVVVGVIAFLGSAVGGLVGILSPLVGSVLPLVITGFLNVFTTGALVDAYHQLADEQAGMDDLLEHPT